A part of Gossypium hirsutum isolate 1008001.06 chromosome A07, Gossypium_hirsutum_v2.1, whole genome shotgun sequence genomic DNA contains:
- the LOC107952720 gene encoding uncharacterized protein isoform X2, with translation MGWNHPDISLEEMMKLIEGFVDILVLASGYQFSGLLAHWDSDNIKRAFQWALFFENVFRRLSSLDVYQESIQELDAALSELTSHPSFPQGLADLSSVTLRRARSFLSEHLLHNFPLRDLHLRAVITAIVEMDLSDLSQPEHDCLNAYLNNLTLQSRICMRDTSTSSPDLTPTVQTEKSGTDNFTKIALHELFRRQSSVSCVSVIEEGLDVLSNAMRHSSRTDSVSSLFREQMNHETVPALLRADALVDVVTWNRWKSRALSYFLDKRTIRMVSGASLIFSDANAQWQKLFGQLHISEKSSKNDLHQAIELLLLGSIASRWNCIIEHLMSASYDSVTISKQYHVLANSVFEISQSSHQIEEIKKSKEGGILDYLMGLLGGQIHLLWKSSPALAAVSLPFWPTLFRLYLSEIEIQFKGKPSMIRCCSCIQDTNEHKDCELAERIWCLYIFHVCRSQIINGACGA, from the exons ATGGGATGGAATCACCCAGACATATCGCTGGAAGAAATGATGAAACTGATAGAAGGGTTTGTTGATATCCTGGTTTTGGCTTCTGGGTATCAATTCTCTGGTCTTCTCGCTCACTGGGACTCTGATAACATCAAGCGAGCCTTTCAATGGGCCCTTTTCTTTGAAAAT GTTTTTAGGCGTTTAAGCAGCTTGGATGTTTATCAAGAGTCTATTCAGGAGCTTGATGCAGCTCTGTCCGAACTGACATCGCATCCGTCCTTTCCTCAG GGTCTTGCAGATTTGTCATCTGTTACTCTTAGAAGGGCAAGAAGTTTTTTGTCGGAACACTTGCTCCATAATTTTCCATTGAGGGATTTACATCTAAGAGCTGTTATTACAGCAATAGTGGAGATGGATCTTAGTGACCTTTCACAGCCAGAGCATGACTGTCTCAATgcatatttgaataatttgacaCTGCAAAGCAGGATTTGTATGAGGGATACCAGTACATCATCTCCAGATTTAACTCCTACTGTTCAAACCGAAAAGTCTGGTActgataattttactaaaattgcTCTTCATGAACTCTTCAGGAGACAATCTTCTGTGTCATGCGTTTCAGTTATTGAGGAAGGATTGGATGTTCTTTCTAATGCCATGAGACATAGCAGCCGGACTGACTCTGTCTCTAGCCTATTTAGGGAGCAAATGAATCATGAAACAGTTCCAGCTTTGTTGCG TGCAGATGCATTAGTTGATGTTGTCACTTGGAACCGTTGGAAATCAAGGGCTTTGTCATATTTTCTTGATAAGAGAACCATTAGGATGGTGTCTGGTGCAAGCTTAATATTTTCAGACGCCAATGCACAATGGCAAAAACTGTTTGGGCAGCTGCACATTTCTGAAAAAAGTAGCAAAAATGATCTGCACCAGgcaatt GAGCTCTTGTTACTAGGAAGCATTGCAAGCAGATGGAATTGCATAATTGAACACTTGATGTCAGCATCTTATGATTCTGTTACCATCTCAAAGCAATATCATGTGCTTGCTAACTCTGTCTTTGAAATATCTCAAAGTAGTCATCAAATAGAGGAAATAAAAAAATCGAAG GAAGGAGGTATTCTTGATTATCTGATGGGACTGTTGGGTGGTCAAATTCACCTATTGTGGAAATCATCTCCTGCTCTGGCAGCAGTTTCGCTTCCATTCTG GCCTACCTTATTTAGACTTTACCTGAGTGAAATTGAGATTCAATTCAAGGGAAAGCCTTCTATGATAAG ATGCTGCAGTTGTATTCAAGACACGAATGAGCATAAAGACT GTGAACTTGCTGAGAGAATTTGGTGTCTCTACATCTTTCATGTTTGTCGCTCTCAAATAATTAATGGTGCATGTGGCGCTTGA
- the LOC107952720 gene encoding uncharacterized protein isoform X1: MGWNHPDISLEEMMKLIEGFVDILVLASGYQFSGLLAHWDSDNIKRAFQWALFFENVFRRLSSLDVYQESIQELDAALSELTSHPSFPQGLADLSSVTLRRARSFLSEHLLHNFPLRDLHLRAVITAIVEMDLSDLSQPEHDCLNAYLNNLTLQSRICMRDTSTSSPDLTPTVQTEKSGTDNFTKIALHELFRRQSSVSCVSVIEEGLDVLSNAMRHSSRTDSVSSLFREQMNHETVPALLRSADALVDVVTWNRWKSRALSYFLDKRTIRMVSGASLIFSDANAQWQKLFGQLHISEKSSKNDLHQAIELLLLGSIASRWNCIIEHLMSASYDSVTISKQYHVLANSVFEISQSSHQIEEIKKSKEGGILDYLMGLLGGQIHLLWKSSPALAAVSLPFWPTLFRLYLSEIEIQFKGKPSMIRCCSCIQDTNEHKDCELAERIWCLYIFHVCRSQIINGACGA; encoded by the exons ATGGGATGGAATCACCCAGACATATCGCTGGAAGAAATGATGAAACTGATAGAAGGGTTTGTTGATATCCTGGTTTTGGCTTCTGGGTATCAATTCTCTGGTCTTCTCGCTCACTGGGACTCTGATAACATCAAGCGAGCCTTTCAATGGGCCCTTTTCTTTGAAAAT GTTTTTAGGCGTTTAAGCAGCTTGGATGTTTATCAAGAGTCTATTCAGGAGCTTGATGCAGCTCTGTCCGAACTGACATCGCATCCGTCCTTTCCTCAG GGTCTTGCAGATTTGTCATCTGTTACTCTTAGAAGGGCAAGAAGTTTTTTGTCGGAACACTTGCTCCATAATTTTCCATTGAGGGATTTACATCTAAGAGCTGTTATTACAGCAATAGTGGAGATGGATCTTAGTGACCTTTCACAGCCAGAGCATGACTGTCTCAATgcatatttgaataatttgacaCTGCAAAGCAGGATTTGTATGAGGGATACCAGTACATCATCTCCAGATTTAACTCCTACTGTTCAAACCGAAAAGTCTGGTActgataattttactaaaattgcTCTTCATGAACTCTTCAGGAGACAATCTTCTGTGTCATGCGTTTCAGTTATTGAGGAAGGATTGGATGTTCTTTCTAATGCCATGAGACATAGCAGCCGGACTGACTCTGTCTCTAGCCTATTTAGGGAGCAAATGAATCATGAAACAGTTCCAGCTTTGTTGCG AAGTGCAGATGCATTAGTTGATGTTGTCACTTGGAACCGTTGGAAATCAAGGGCTTTGTCATATTTTCTTGATAAGAGAACCATTAGGATGGTGTCTGGTGCAAGCTTAATATTTTCAGACGCCAATGCACAATGGCAAAAACTGTTTGGGCAGCTGCACATTTCTGAAAAAAGTAGCAAAAATGATCTGCACCAGgcaatt GAGCTCTTGTTACTAGGAAGCATTGCAAGCAGATGGAATTGCATAATTGAACACTTGATGTCAGCATCTTATGATTCTGTTACCATCTCAAAGCAATATCATGTGCTTGCTAACTCTGTCTTTGAAATATCTCAAAGTAGTCATCAAATAGAGGAAATAAAAAAATCGAAG GAAGGAGGTATTCTTGATTATCTGATGGGACTGTTGGGTGGTCAAATTCACCTATTGTGGAAATCATCTCCTGCTCTGGCAGCAGTTTCGCTTCCATTCTG GCCTACCTTATTTAGACTTTACCTGAGTGAAATTGAGATTCAATTCAAGGGAAAGCCTTCTATGATAAG ATGCTGCAGTTGTATTCAAGACACGAATGAGCATAAAGACT GTGAACTTGCTGAGAGAATTTGGTGTCTCTACATCTTTCATGTTTGTCGCTCTCAAATAATTAATGGTGCATGTGGCGCTTGA
- the LOC107952722 gene encoding acid phosphatase 1 — MARKIVLILALTCLCIGLAAADWNILNPIWNINARQDSLKNYCESWRINVELNNIREFDVVPQECVAHIKKYMTSSQYDADCQRAIEEVTLYLSRCCSLKGDGKDAWIFDVDDTLISTIPYFKKHGFGGEKVNSSSLEAWMEESKAPALDHTFKLFHDIKDRGMKIFLVSSRKETLRSPTVDNLINVGYHGWSRLFLRGFEDEYMHVEQYKSQVRKTLMDQGYRIWGIVGDQWSSLKGLPEAKRTFKLPNSIYYMS, encoded by the exons ATGGCAAGGAAAATTGTGCTCATTCTGGCACTGACATGCCTCTGCATTGGGCTAGCAGCTGCTGACTGGAACATCTTGAACCCAATATGGAATATCAATGCAAGACAGGATAGCTTGAAAAACTACTGTGAAAGCTGGAGGATCAATGTGGAGCTCAACAACATAAGGGAGTTCGATGTAGTGCCCCAAGAATGCGTTGCTCACATCAAGAAGTACATGACTTCATCACAGTACGATGCCGACTGCCAGAGAGCTATCGAGGAAGTGACACTATACTTAAGCCGCTGTTGCTCTTTGAAAGGTGATGGCAAAGATGCATGGATTTTCGATGTTGATGATACACTCATCTCCACCATTCCTTACTTCAAGAAACATGGTTTTGG GGGAGAGAAGGTGAACTCATCTTCTTTGGAGGCATGGATGGAAGAGAGCAAGGCACCAGCTCTCGACCACACATTCAAGCTCTTCCATGACATTAAAGATAGAGGGATGAAAATCTTTCTAGTCTCTTCAAGGAAAGAAACCCTTAGATCTCCTACAGTTGATAACCTCATTAATGTTGGATACCATGGATGGTCTAGGCTCTTCTTAAG GGGTTTCGAAGATGAATACATGCATGTGGAACAATACAAGTCCCAAGTGAGGAAAACATTAATGGATCAAGGGTACCGCATATGGGGAATCGTTGGAGATCAATGGAGCAGCTTGAAGGGCTTGCCAGAAGCAAAGAGAACATTCAAGCTGCCAAATTCCATTTACTACATGTCTTAA
- the LOC107952721 gene encoding glutathionyl-hydroquinone reductase YqjG, with translation MHCISLPSSHLLLHSPPKTTLKLASHVSPRMFLNDSATNNNSGSTNGFSLIKNVSQLLWGASLPPGILISTVRTAWTSTWQIMMSQLAPSDPSGAYTRPPSKFRLNPTAATTKLHLYVGLPCPWAHRTLIVRALKGLEEAVPVSVAGHGLDGSWEFKDVPDKDNDILVPTMDRVNRCRNLKEVYRLRKGGYDGRATVPMLWDVEKKEVVCNESYDIIEFFNSGLNELAQHPGLDLSPLELKEEIEEWNRVIYPNVNNGVYRCGFAQSQEAYDVAVSGLFSTLARIDDHLGSSRYLCGDRLTLADICLFTTLIRFDLVYNVLFKCTKKKLLEYTNLHAYMRDVYQIPKVAATCNFLEIMDGYYRMLFPLNPGSIRPVMPSVCEHEFLCRPSEREAMSSVGKRVQHVLTCNVEP, from the exons aTGCATTGCATTTCGCTGCCCAGCTCTCACCTGCTGTTGCACTCTCCACCCAAAACTACCTTAAAATTGGCATCCCACGTCAGCCCTAGAATGTTCTTGAACGACAGCGCTACTAATAACAACAGCGGTAGCACAAATGGTTTCAGTCTAATAAAAAACGTCTCCCAGCTGCTCTGGGGCGCATCCCTCCCTCCTGGAATTCTAATCTCAACCGTCCGTACAGCATGGACTTCCACGTGGCAGATCATGATGTCCCAACTGGCTCCCTCCGATCCCTCCGGCGCTTACACCAGGCCTCCCTCAAAATTCCGCCTCAACCCAACCGCCGCAACCACCAAACTTCACCTCTACGTGGGCCTCCCCTGTCCATGGGCCCACCGGACCCTAATCGTCCGTGCCCTCAAGGGCCTCGAAGAAGCCGTCCCCGTCTCCGTCGCAGGCCACGGTCTCGACGGCTCTTGGGAATTCAAAGATGTCCCCGACAAGGACAATGATATCCTGGTTCCTACCATGGATAGGGTAAATAGGTGCCGGAATTTGAAGGAAGTTTATAGGCTAAGAAAAGGCGGGTATGATGGGCGGGCCACGGTGCCAATGCTGTGGGATGTAGAGAAGAAAGAAGTAGTTTGCAATGAGAGCTATGATATTATTGAGTTCTTCAATTCGGGTCTAAACGAGTTGGCCCAGCACCCTGGTTTGGATCTCTCCCCTTTGGAGCTGAAAGAGGAGATTGAAGAGTGGAATCGGGTGATTTACCCCAATGTTAACAATGGAGTTTACAG ATGTGGATTTGCTCAAAGCCAAGAGGCATATGATGTTGCGGTGAGTGGTTTGTTTAGTACATTGGCTAGGATCGATGATCACTTGGGTAGTTCACGCTACTTGTGTGGAGACAGATTGACTCTTGCGGATATTTGCTTGTTTACTACATTGATTAGGTTTGATCTTGTCTATAATGTTTTGTTCAAATGTACGAAGAAAAAGCTGCTCGAGTATACCAACCTTCACGCTTACATGCGCGATGTTTATCAG ATTCCGAAGGTAGCCGCCACTTGCAACTTTCTGGAAATTATGGATGGGTATTACCGGATGCTTTTTCCGTTAAACCCCGGCAGCATTCGACCAGTTATGCCCTCAGTGTGTGAGCATGAATTCCTCTGTAGACCCTCCGAGAGGGAAGCAATGTCTTCTGTAGGTAAAAGAGTGCAACATGTTTT AACGTGCAATGTCGAACCTTGA